The following nucleotide sequence is from bacterium.
GGTGAGACGGCCGTGCGACCGATGACCGGCGGGGGCCCCCATTCGCGGAGACGCGGGTGGGGGCCTTCCGTGTATTCGGGGTGGACGTGAAGCGCGACTATTACGAGGTGCTCGGGGTCTCCCGAGGCGTGGGCGACGACGAGCTGAAGAAGGCCTTCCGCAAGCTCGCGTTGCAGTACCACCCCGACCGCAACCCGGGTGACCGCGAAGCGGAGGAGCGCTTCAAGGAGCTCAACGAGGCCTACCAGGTGCTCTGCGACGCCGAGCGCCGGGCCGCGTACGACCGCTTCGGGCACGCGGCGTTCGAGCAGGGCGGCGGCTTCGACTTCGGGGCCGGGTTCGCCGCCGGCTTCGACGACATGCTGAACGACCTGTTCGGCGACTTCTTCGGCACCGGCGGTCGCCGCGGCGGGCGCACGCGTGCGCGCCGCGGCCAGGACATGCAGTACCGTCTCGACCTCACCTTCGAGGAGGCCGCGCGCGGCGCCGAGAAGCAGATCGAGATCCCGCGCATGTCGCCGTGCGCCACCTGCGGCGGACAGGGGGCGAAGCCGGGGACGAAGGCGAAGACCTGCGGCCAGTGCCGCGGCTCCGGCCAGATCCGCTTCCAGCAGGGCTTCTTCTCGATCGCGAAGACCTGCGGCGCGTGCAACGGCCAGGGCCAGGTGATCGCGAATCCGTGCCCCGACTGCAGCGGCGGCGGCGT
It contains:
- the dnaJ gene encoding molecular chaperone DnaJ, with product MDVKRDYYEVLGVSRGVGDDELKKAFRKLALQYHPDRNPGDREAEERFKELNEAYQVLCDAERRAAYDRFGHAAFEQGGGFDFGAGFAAGFDDMLNDLFGDFFGTGGRRGGRTRARRGQDMQYRLDLTFEEAARGAEKQIEIPRMSPCATCGGQGAKPGTKAKTCGQCRGSGQIRFQQGFFSIAKTCGACNGQGQVIANPCPDCSGGGVQRTQHTLSVKVPAGVDTGSRLKLRGEGEAGAGGGPAGDLYILCQVAEHPIFQRDGNDVVCDVPVSFAQAALGTEVEVPTLNGARKVKVPAGTQGGAAFRLRGLGVPDPASGYDVGDQVVRIIVETPRKLSPKQRELLEEFAKISGEEVHPLSKSFFEKVKSLLG